The Cloeon dipterum chromosome X, ieCloDipt1.1, whole genome shotgun sequence genome includes a window with the following:
- the LOC135946216 gene encoding uncharacterized protein LOC135946216, translating into MVSNSAWAVPLAKPAASMLNLVLPLQRSAWVSVLVTACVIWLVARFWAGLSGSKAFVDAVSTMLGASSGSLKTAPRLAVIGIRIGCFILAASYQSQLSSILTVPVFEQQIETPTQLISSSHKLYKLCFNQRILVEEQDQRLPPIERRTETVGRSSVMGVLRQVAEGGAAFLGPDLVLERMVRADPYLKRHIFVMKRIESFLPVAFLTRRGDPLSGRIDSLIGHLNAAGLLVKWERDVLRGPSSADGNKWPAGHVKIRLSHLTGAFLLWIIGLLAAFSAFLFEVAF; encoded by the exons ATGGTTTCCAACTCGGCATGGGCGGTTCCACTGGCGAAACCGGCGGCGTCGATGCTGAACCTGGTGCTGCCACTGCAGAGGTCGGCCTGGGTCTCGGTGCTGGTGACGGCGTGCGTGATCTGGCTGGTGGCTCGTTTCTGGGCCGGGCTGTCCGGCTCAAAAGCGTTCGTCGATGCCGTGTCAACGATGCTAGGCGCGTCGAGTGGCTCTTTGAAAACGGCGCCGCGTCTAGCCGTAATCGGAATCCGCATCGGATGCTTCATCCTCGCAGCCTCGTACCAGTCGCAGCTCTCCAGCATCCTCACCGTGCCCGTGTTCGAGCAGCAGATCGAAACACCTACCCAG CTCATCTCAAGTTCACACAAATTGTACAAGCTGTGTTTTAACCAGCGCATTCTGGTGGAGGAGCAGGACCAGCGGTTGCCGCCGATTGAGCGACGGACGGAAACAGTTGGGCGGTCGAGCGTAATGGGCGTCCTGCGGCAGGTGGCGGAGGGCGGAGCCGCCTTCCTGGGTCCCGACCTCGTGCTCGAGCGAATGGTGCGAGCCGACCCGTATCTCAAGCGCCACATCTTTGTGATGAAGCGCATCGAGTCGTTCCTGCCGGTGGCCTTCCTAACGCGCAGGGGGGACCCCCTTTCGGGCCGCATCGATTCCCTAATTGGCCACCTGAACGCCGCGGGTCTTCTGGTCAAGTGGGAGCGCGACGTTTTGCGAGGACCCAGCTCCGCCGACGGCAACAAATGGCCTGCTGGCCACGTCAAGATCAGGCTGAGCCACCTCACGGGAGCCTTTCTTCTCTGGATAATCGGATTGCTGGCCGCCTTTTCGGCCTTCCTCTTTGAAGTGGCCTTTTGA